The Streptomyces sp. NBC_00344 genome includes a window with the following:
- a CDS encoding MBL fold metallo-hydrolase codes for MMFGNVEVTRVMEGQAPFAPTRTMFPDSRPESWRDNESWLAPDFWSPDDDLFVAAMQTWVLRSEGRTILVDTGIGRFRPPGAPFDGLLRTSLVDGLADVGIKPADVDIVVNTHLHSDHVGWNTSEQDGVLVPTFGRARYLIPAADNAATDPNSPHYVRRSGDTAQRIFGESVLPVHQAGQAVLWEGSHRIDGNLVLEAVPGHTPGSSLLRLESAGERAVFVGDILHSPVQIPEPDCNSCFCQDPEQARRTRRSVLERAADTGEVVVPAHFGGHGALEVRREGSAFAISRWAAFS; via the coding sequence ATGATGTTCGGAAACGTGGAAGTCACCAGGGTCATGGAGGGGCAGGCGCCGTTCGCGCCGACCCGCACGATGTTCCCGGACAGCAGGCCCGAGAGCTGGCGTGACAACGAGTCCTGGCTGGCCCCCGATTTCTGGAGTCCCGACGACGACCTCTTCGTCGCCGCGATGCAGACCTGGGTACTGCGCAGCGAGGGGAGGACGATCCTGGTCGACACCGGTATCGGCAGGTTCCGCCCGCCGGGGGCGCCGTTCGACGGTCTTCTGCGGACCAGCCTGGTCGATGGCCTCGCCGACGTCGGCATCAAGCCCGCCGACGTCGACATCGTGGTCAACACCCATCTGCACTCCGACCACGTCGGATGGAACACATCCGAGCAGGACGGCGTCCTGGTGCCGACGTTCGGCCGAGCCCGCTATCTCATTCCGGCGGCCGACAACGCCGCCACCGACCCGAACAGCCCGCACTACGTCCGGCGTTCGGGCGACACCGCTCAGCGGATCTTCGGCGAAAGCGTCCTCCCCGTGCACCAGGCCGGCCAGGCCGTCCTGTGGGAGGGCAGCCACCGCATCGACGGCAACCTCGTGCTGGAGGCGGTACCGGGCCATACACCGGGCTCGTCCCTGCTACGACTCGAATCCGCGGGAGAGCGAGCTGTCTTCGTCGGCGACATCCTGCACAGCCCGGTGCAGATCCCGGAGCCCGACTGCAACAGTTGCTTCTGCCAGGACCCCGAGCAGGCCAGAAGGACCCGCAGGAGCGTTCTGGAGCGCGCAGCGGACACCGGTGAAGTCGTCGTCCCCGCACATTTCGGCGGTCATGGAGCTCTGGAGGTCCGGCGCGAGGGCTCGGCGTTCGCCATCTCCCGCTGGGCCGCCTTCTCCTGA
- a CDS encoding APC family permease, whose product MTDTLGTTAPLVAESEAAPPAGAVDSPRALTRSIGVVGGTLLTLSCLTPASTLFVIVPPFFADLGTGTALTIGIAAVLCIAVAFCYSELGTLVPSAGGEYAMVGTLLGRMSGWLVFVLSLIVVMIVPPIIALGTADYLAPLFHVSAPLAGAAVMLLATVMGLFDLRANAWITGIFLALEVIAAAGVAFLGFSHVSRSPSVLVHPVVGTGAGTGTSPLTAAAVIAGLALALFVLQGFSTAVYLSEEMEQPHRTVPRTVMWTLAIGALVIIVPTVAITLGAPDLATLTQGNLAAMVQAWSDSAVGTFISLCIALAIINAGIVMVIQNSRVLYASARDRAWPTPVNRALSVLGKRYGSPWIATLLVGVPGAVLCFVPVDTLSGVTGVAVAALYLVVAVTALAARRKPSEGRHVWRMPLWPAVPIVLVVVLGYVLTQQTAKDLLITGSVIALACLYWLLYLRPRRADRWVIVLPED is encoded by the coding sequence ATGACCGACACGCTGGGGACGACAGCCCCGCTGGTGGCCGAATCCGAGGCCGCGCCCCCCGCCGGCGCCGTGGACAGCCCCCGTGCACTCACCCGCTCCATAGGTGTTGTCGGAGGCACGCTGCTGACCCTGTCCTGTCTGACGCCCGCCTCCACACTCTTCGTCATCGTGCCGCCGTTCTTCGCCGATCTCGGCACCGGCACCGCCCTGACGATCGGGATCGCGGCGGTTCTCTGCATAGCGGTGGCCTTCTGCTACTCCGAGCTCGGCACCCTGGTCCCCAGCGCGGGCGGCGAGTACGCGATGGTCGGCACCCTTCTCGGAAGGATGTCGGGGTGGCTGGTCTTCGTGCTCTCGCTCATCGTCGTGATGATCGTGCCGCCGATCATCGCCCTCGGCACCGCCGACTATCTCGCTCCGCTCTTCCACGTCAGTGCCCCGCTCGCCGGCGCGGCCGTGATGTTGCTGGCCACCGTGATGGGTCTCTTCGATCTGCGCGCGAACGCCTGGATCACTGGGATCTTCCTGGCGCTGGAGGTCATCGCGGCGGCCGGCGTCGCCTTTCTCGGCTTCAGCCACGTGTCCAGGTCACCCTCCGTTCTGGTGCACCCGGTCGTCGGCACGGGGGCGGGTACGGGTACGAGCCCGCTCACCGCTGCCGCCGTCATCGCAGGGCTGGCGCTCGCACTCTTCGTCCTCCAGGGCTTCTCCACCGCCGTCTATCTCTCGGAGGAGATGGAGCAGCCGCATCGCACCGTTCCCCGTACCGTCATGTGGACTCTCGCGATCGGGGCCCTCGTCATCATCGTGCCGACGGTGGCCATCACCCTGGGCGCCCCGGACCTTGCCACGCTCACGCAGGGCAACCTCGCCGCGATGGTCCAGGCATGGAGCGATTCCGCCGTCGGCACCTTCATCAGCCTCTGTATCGCGCTGGCGATCATCAATGCCGGCATCGTGATGGTGATCCAGAACTCCCGGGTGCTCTATGCGTCGGCTCGCGACCGTGCCTGGCCCACTCCCGTCAACCGGGCGCTGTCCGTTCTCGGGAAGCGCTACGGCTCTCCCTGGATCGCCACGCTGCTGGTCGGCGTCCCCGGGGCGGTGCTCTGTTTCGTACCGGTCGACACCCTGAGCGGGGTCACCGGCGTCGCGGTGGCCGCCCTCTATCTGGTGGTCGCGGTCACCGCCCTCGCTGCCAGGCGGAAGCCGTCCGAGGGGCGCCACGTCTGGCGGATGCCGCTGTGGCCCGCCGTCCCGATCGTGCTGGTCGTCGTTCTCGGCTATGTACTGACACAGCAGACCGCGAAGGACCTGCTGATCACGGGCAGTGTGATAGCCCTGGCGTGCCTCTACTGGCTGCTGTATCTGCGCCCCCGGCGCGCCGACCGCTGGGTGATCGTGCTGCCGGAGGACTGA
- a CDS encoding ATP-binding SpoIIE family protein phosphatase produces the protein MGGGRDEPGPEDQDAELRQVEDLNQLGDRAESAREHVSGAPGAARGAGARGDTDPVVESRRRDAVLLGLGHALAGAESLDEALDMLSRLQAPDFPLDGQVVFGVAGKFLSALGQSGFRSSGTDQTIRMPMTTHYPAVDVALTGRPVYLNSPEDYRRRFPVTYPLSARMGRQSWAFLPLVTEGQVSGVWLAGFGSRVAFTADEQALLAQAARLIAHWMERTSTDEAELALSRGLRRSMGRAGTSFAGMSMAARYMPAAGGLVVGGDWFDGIELPNGRLALVIGDVQGHDVHAAGLMAQLRTAVHAYAAEGHRPDAVLSRASRFLAALDDDRFATCIYIETDPSTSVMRVARAGHPHPVLRMPDGTCVIKHVPGGLPLGLAPQEDDYPVSELELQEGEILLLCTDGLIETGGHDMYSGWTRVRDALSPGPGWDLEGMADRLIQAVSGSPAEGDRGRPAPVNEDDIALLLLRRETGTPAPDVPERRLVLTIEQDRAMGVSEVRTELKLLLHDWASPDQIDTATLLASELLGNVLVHTDHAAAFTATITGELGNRVLRVEVTDRGDELPHQRAPGELASSGRGLVLLDILSDQWSVRPEPEGKTVWFSIGEASGGGV, from the coding sequence ATGGGTGGTGGACGGGACGAACCGGGTCCGGAGGATCAGGACGCCGAACTGAGGCAGGTCGAGGACCTGAACCAGCTCGGCGATCGAGCCGAATCCGCCCGGGAGCACGTGAGCGGAGCTCCGGGCGCTGCGCGGGGGGCCGGCGCACGCGGGGACACGGACCCGGTCGTGGAGTCCCGGCGCCGTGATGCCGTGCTGCTCGGACTGGGCCACGCTCTTGCCGGGGCGGAGTCGCTCGACGAGGCCCTGGACATGCTGTCCCGCTTGCAGGCGCCGGATTTCCCGCTGGACGGGCAGGTCGTGTTCGGCGTCGCGGGGAAGTTCCTGAGCGCGCTCGGTCAGTCCGGCTTCCGGTCCTCGGGCACCGACCAGACCATCCGGATGCCGATGACCACGCACTACCCGGCCGTGGACGTGGCCCTTACGGGACGGCCCGTCTATCTGAACTCGCCGGAGGACTACCGCCGGCGCTTTCCGGTGACCTACCCGCTGTCGGCCCGCATGGGACGCCAGTCCTGGGCCTTTCTGCCCCTGGTGACCGAGGGGCAGGTCAGCGGCGTATGGCTGGCCGGGTTCGGCTCCCGCGTGGCGTTCACCGCGGACGAGCAGGCCCTGCTGGCGCAGGCAGCGCGGCTGATCGCGCATTGGATGGAGCGGACCAGCACCGACGAGGCGGAGCTCGCTCTCTCACGCGGGCTGCGCCGAAGCATGGGAAGGGCCGGTACTTCGTTCGCCGGGATGAGCATGGCGGCGCGATATATGCCGGCGGCGGGCGGTCTGGTGGTGGGCGGGGACTGGTTCGACGGGATAGAACTTCCGAACGGCAGACTTGCCCTGGTCATCGGCGATGTACAGGGCCACGATGTGCACGCGGCGGGGCTGATGGCACAGCTGCGTACCGCGGTGCACGCCTATGCGGCGGAGGGGCACAGGCCCGACGCCGTCCTGTCTCGGGCGTCGCGCTTTCTTGCCGCGCTGGACGACGACAGGTTCGCGACGTGCATCTACATCGAGACCGATCCGTCCACCAGCGTCATGCGGGTCGCCCGGGCCGGTCACCCGCACCCCGTCCTGCGCATGCCGGACGGCACCTGTGTGATCAAACACGTCCCCGGCGGGCTGCCGCTCGGACTGGCGCCCCAGGAGGACGACTACCCCGTCTCCGAGCTGGAACTTCAGGAGGGCGAGATCCTGCTGCTCTGCACCGACGGGCTCATCGAGACCGGTGGTCACGACATGTACAGCGGCTGGACACGGGTACGGGATGCGCTCTCGCCGGGGCCGGGCTGGGACCTCGAAGGCATGGCCGACCGTTTGATCCAAGCGGTGAGCGGTTCCCCGGCGGAAGGTGACCGGGGCCGGCCGGCCCCGGTCAACGAGGACGACATCGCCCTGCTCCTGCTGCGCCGCGAAACGGGAACTCCGGCGCCCGACGTGCCGGAGCGGCGGCTCGTGCTGACCATCGAGCAGGACCGGGCCATGGGCGTGTCCGAGGTACGCACGGAGCTGAAGCTGTTGCTGCACGACTGGGCCTCACCCGATCAGATCGACACCGCGACCCTGCTGGCATCGGAGCTGCTGGGCAATGTGCTGGTGCATACCGACCACGCCGCCGCTTTCACCGCGACCATCACGGGCGAGCTGGGCAACCGTGTCCTGCGCGTCGAGGTCACGGACCGCGGCGATGAACTGCCGCATCAGCGCGCGCCCGGGGAACTGGCCTCTTCCGGGCGCGGTCTGGTGCTGCTCGACATCCTCTCCGACCAGTGGAGTGTGCGCCCGGAGCCGGAGGGCAAGACCGTGTGGTTCTCGATCGGGGAGGCGTCGGGCGGAGGGGTCTGA
- a CDS encoding AAA family ATPase: protein MVTVLVNGLPGSGKTTLARALSAELHLPLFSKDSIKETLADTLGPVRPAGCSDREWSRALGAAAGETLWTLLADARGAAVLESPWLAHVRPFVRAGLQRAGAGVVCEVWCEVPPAVARDRFAARSPSRHAVHHEGPEGFGGDWEFWSLGAEPLGLGSVHRVDTTQPVDIAGLATALMAPRGSR, encoded by the coding sequence ATGGTCACCGTGCTGGTCAATGGGCTGCCCGGGTCGGGTAAGACGACGCTCGCGCGGGCCCTGTCGGCCGAGTTGCACCTGCCGCTCTTCAGTAAGGACTCGATCAAGGAGACCTTGGCGGACACTCTGGGGCCCGTCCGTCCGGCAGGCTGCTCGGATCGGGAGTGGAGCCGGGCCCTCGGCGCGGCAGCGGGCGAGACCCTGTGGACCCTGCTGGCCGACGCGCGCGGCGCCGCGGTGCTGGAGAGTCCCTGGCTGGCCCATGTACGGCCTTTCGTCAGGGCCGGTCTGCAGCGGGCAGGCGCCGGTGTGGTGTGCGAGGTCTGGTGCGAGGTGCCGCCGGCTGTCGCCCGCGACCGGTTCGCTGCTCGCAGCCCCTCCCGGCACGCGGTACATCACGAGGGTCCGGAGGGCTTCGGCGGGGACTGGGAGTTCTGGTCGCTGGGAGCCGAGCCGCTCGGGCTGGGATCCGTGCACCGGGTGGACACCACACAGCCGGTGGACATCGCCGGGCTGGCCACTGCGCTCATGGCCCCCCGCGGATCACGGTGA
- a CDS encoding transglycosylase SLT domain-containing protein, with the protein MLRFTTLRTGRSRKIATAVLVAAGASTAVAATAGTSSAQTPAAHAPATIKPVTANGLPITVKPAAKAPAKDAAKTDKIVDTAAVSHHIELTATAQAHAAKQAAAKQAAAKKAAAKHAAAKQAANRSTHRATLAPKQYPNNLNGWIHESLAIMKAKGIPGTYEGLHRNIMRESGGDPNAVNDWDINAINGVPSKGLLQVIQPTFDTYHVAGTANKLTDPVANLTAAANYAADRYGSIDNVNSAY; encoded by the coding sequence ATGCTCCGCTTCACCACGCTCCGCACCGGCCGATCGCGCAAGATCGCCACCGCTGTCCTCGTCGCGGCGGGCGCCTCCACCGCCGTCGCAGCCACCGCCGGTACGAGCAGCGCTCAGACCCCTGCGGCCCACGCGCCGGCCACCATCAAGCCGGTCACGGCCAACGGGCTGCCCATCACGGTCAAGCCGGCCGCCAAGGCGCCGGCCAAGGACGCGGCCAAGACGGACAAGATCGTGGACACGGCGGCCGTCTCGCACCACATCGAGCTCACTGCCACTGCACAGGCCCACGCCGCCAAGCAGGCCGCCGCCAAGCAGGCCGCCGCGAAGAAGGCCGCCGCCAAGCACGCAGCCGCCAAGCAGGCCGCCAACCGCTCCACCCACCGCGCGACCCTGGCGCCCAAGCAGTACCCGAACAACCTCAACGGCTGGATACACGAGTCGCTCGCGATCATGAAGGCCAAGGGCATCCCCGGCACCTACGAGGGCCTGCACCGCAACATCATGCGTGAGTCCGGCGGCGACCCCAACGCCGTCAACGACTGGGACATCAACGCCATCAACGGCGTTCCGTCCAAGGGCCTTCTCCAGGTGATCCAGCCCACCTTCGACACCTACCACGTCGCCGGAACCGCCAACAAGCTCACCGACCCCGTGGCCAACCTGACCGCAGCGGCCAACTACGCGGCCGACCGCTACGGCTCCATCGACAACGTCAACTCCGCATACTGA
- a CDS encoding dihydrofolate reductase family protein, with product MRKIILMMSISLDGFIEGPDRNIDWHMVDEELHQHLNDELRSRGGFLSGRVTHELMADFWPTADSDPSSTAVTAEFAGIWRDMPKIVFSRTLERADWNTTIMREVDPAAITALKEQPGGDLTLGGADLAATFLKQDLVDEYHIYVHPVLIGRGKPLFPAAGIPVTPLQTAGTRTFGNGVVLLRYRRAEAAPAR from the coding sequence ATGCGCAAGATCATCCTGATGATGTCGATTTCCCTCGACGGTTTCATCGAGGGGCCGGACCGCAACATCGACTGGCACATGGTCGACGAAGAACTGCATCAGCACCTCAACGACGAACTCCGCTCCCGGGGCGGCTTCCTCTCCGGGCGGGTGACCCATGAGCTGATGGCGGACTTCTGGCCCACCGCCGACTCCGACCCGTCGAGCACAGCTGTCACGGCGGAATTCGCAGGCATCTGGCGGGACATGCCCAAGATCGTCTTCTCCAGGACACTGGAGCGGGCGGACTGGAACACCACCATCATGCGCGAGGTCGACCCCGCCGCGATCACGGCGCTCAAGGAACAGCCCGGCGGCGATCTGACCCTCGGGGGCGCCGACCTCGCAGCAACCTTCCTGAAGCAGGACCTCGTCGACGAGTACCACATCTATGTTCACCCGGTGCTCATCGGGCGGGGCAAGCCCCTGTTCCCCGCAGCCGGCATCCCGGTCACCCCTCTGCAGACGGCCGGGACCAGGACATTCGGAAACGGGGTCGTCCTCCTCCGGTACCGGCGCGCCGAGGCAGCTCCGGCGCGGTGA
- a CDS encoding AraC family transcriptional regulator: MDVVSDAISALRVGRPLSSRVRARGTWCRSLAPYGGAGFHVVLEGSCWLLPENGPGITLGPGDVVLLPHGSAHVLADSPMDRSSAEHAQFFEPWTDAREELRFIEDAGDPPAHPAGGAELLCGKYRLDRARAHPLMAELPDIVHVPSRVGHHRDIRSAIELLGRESDASRPGAGIALPGLLDLLLVYLVRAWLAENQEGRTEGWSIALSDPVVAPALRALHDDPARAWSAVSLSAEVGVSRATLTRRFTGLLGRPPMAYLTWWRMTRAAALLREPGMSLDRVAAKVGYGSPFAFSHAFKRTFGDSPGRYRAESGARSDAADG, encoded by the coding sequence ATGGATGTGGTGAGTGACGCGATCTCCGCCCTGCGCGTCGGACGGCCGTTGTCGTCGCGCGTACGGGCTCGCGGTACCTGGTGCCGGAGCCTGGCCCCCTACGGCGGCGCCGGCTTTCATGTGGTGCTCGAGGGCAGCTGCTGGCTACTGCCCGAAAACGGTCCCGGAATCACCCTGGGCCCGGGGGACGTCGTTCTCCTCCCGCACGGCAGCGCGCATGTCCTGGCGGATTCACCCATGGACCGGAGTTCCGCCGAACACGCCCAGTTCTTCGAACCCTGGACGGATGCACGCGAGGAGCTGCGGTTCATCGAGGATGCCGGTGATCCGCCAGCGCACCCTGCCGGTGGGGCGGAACTGCTCTGTGGCAAGTACCGGCTCGACCGTGCCCGCGCCCATCCGCTGATGGCGGAGCTGCCCGACATCGTGCATGTCCCCTCCCGGGTGGGCCACCACCGTGACATCCGGTCGGCCATCGAGCTGCTCGGCCGCGAGAGCGACGCCTCCCGCCCCGGTGCGGGGATCGCGCTCCCCGGGCTGCTCGACCTCCTGCTGGTGTATCTGGTGCGCGCCTGGCTGGCCGAGAACCAGGAGGGCAGGACGGAAGGCTGGTCGATCGCCCTGTCCGATCCGGTGGTGGCGCCGGCACTCCGCGCCCTGCACGACGATCCGGCCAGAGCGTGGAGCGCTGTGTCGCTGAGCGCCGAAGTGGGGGTGTCGCGCGCCACGTTGACGCGGCGGTTCACCGGGCTGCTCGGCAGACCGCCGATGGCCTATCTGACCTGGTGGCGGATGACGCGGGCGGCGGCTCTGCTCCGCGAGCCCGGCATGTCGCTCGACCGTGTTGCCGCGAAGGTCGGTTACGGCTCGCCCTTCGCCTTCTCGCACGCTTTCAAACGGACGTTCGGCGACAGCCCCGGGCGCTACCGGGCCGAGTCCGGCGCCCGTTCCGATGCGGCCGACGGCTGA
- a CDS encoding GH92 family glycosyl hydrolase: MSPLSAARSGASLVDDPSDYVDPVIGTGRGGSTVGEINNFPGPAAPFGMMQFSPDTAGAYAGYQYHSDRIRGFSIDHASVGCTAFGDVPILPVTGDVGPAPWDRTEHFSHTTEEAEPGYYGVTLDDSKVRAELTATTRTGLAAFTFPEGGAAAQVLVKGGASLAGDKRADMRVVGDRQVTGSATTGNFCGKGNEYTVHYAITFDQPFTAHGTWDGTSVSKDSDTVDAPKAGAYLTFDTATTRTVRAKIAMSYVSVAGAQANMAAEVPGWSLGQLHQQTRDQWTKELRKVRVAGRDTGLLKTFYTSLYHGLMHPNTFNDSDGRYIGFDDKVRQLPGGRTQYANFSDWDTYRSLAPLQAMLWPRQASDMAQSLVNDAVQGGWWPRWPFANDYTGQMTGDNSVALIANLYAFGARDFDLRTALKYLVKGATTVDDNPGAYQERPDVAQYVERGYAPNNDASRGDHQRVGGSVTLEWAIDDFGIAQLARAAGDTETARTFTRRSQNWQNILNPATDYLQPRGEDGRFPDGPGFQPPPEGKFGQDGFDEGNAAQYNWLVPQNTAGLIAAMGGRKAAGDRLDTFFSKLNAGPNEPYMWAGNEIDFGVPWVYDYLGTPWKAQKEVRETATTLFSPTPDGEPGNDDLGAQSSWYVWAALGVYPSTPGEPDLAVHSPMFERAVLDLPGHGRDLDIRAPQASASTPYVHALSLDGHDWERTYLPQSLVKQGGRLDFTLGDSPDTEWATSAKAAPPSYRTGERSFLANATPNQVVAEPGGAGVDVTVDAQRLAGHDRSLTVTADPPKGLDVSGGAEKQVTLDGTTGSGSTALTVTARPGTSEGYYEIPLTVRGTGKAGTVRLSAIVLVGPKAGLTASYDNTGVSDDADHGQGDFDGAGNTYSRQALAAGGLKGGARIQASGTSFVWPAAPQGRPDNLITDGRTVDLTEAAGHAGRLLFVGAATNGDHRDSATVTYTDGTTGKADLSFGDWTKPGGGTDPVFGNTIVARTSQRNQPGGTGPAVDVFATSPFEVAAGKHIRSVTLPKNPELHVFAIGLG; the protein is encoded by the coding sequence TTGTCACCCCTCTCCGCTGCACGATCCGGGGCGTCGCTGGTCGATGACCCGTCCGACTACGTCGATCCCGTCATCGGCACCGGCCGGGGCGGTTCCACGGTCGGTGAGATCAACAACTTCCCCGGTCCCGCAGCCCCGTTCGGGATGATGCAGTTCTCACCCGACACGGCCGGCGCCTACGCCGGATACCAGTACCACAGCGACCGGATCCGCGGCTTCAGCATCGACCACGCCTCGGTCGGCTGCACCGCGTTCGGTGACGTGCCGATCCTTCCGGTGACCGGCGATGTCGGCCCTGCGCCCTGGGACAGGACCGAGCACTTCTCCCACACCACGGAGGAGGCAGAGCCCGGCTATTACGGGGTGACACTCGACGACTCGAAGGTCCGCGCGGAACTGACGGCGACGACCCGCACCGGTCTTGCGGCGTTCACCTTTCCCGAGGGAGGAGCCGCGGCGCAGGTTCTGGTCAAGGGCGGCGCCAGCCTCGCGGGCGACAAGCGCGCCGACATGCGCGTGGTCGGCGACCGGCAGGTCACCGGCTCCGCCACCACGGGGAACTTCTGCGGCAAGGGCAACGAGTACACCGTCCACTACGCGATCACCTTCGACCAGCCGTTCACCGCACACGGCACCTGGGACGGCACATCCGTCTCCAAGGACAGCGACACGGTGGACGCACCGAAGGCGGGTGCGTATCTGACCTTCGACACCGCCACGACCCGCACCGTGCGCGCCAAGATCGCCATGTCCTATGTGTCCGTGGCCGGTGCCCAGGCCAACATGGCCGCCGAGGTGCCTGGCTGGAGCCTCGGCCAACTGCATCAGCAGACCCGGGACCAGTGGACGAAGGAGCTGCGCAAGGTGCGGGTGGCCGGCCGGGACACCGGCCTGCTGAAGACGTTCTACACCTCGCTCTATCACGGGCTGATGCACCCCAACACCTTCAATGACAGCGACGGACGGTACATCGGCTTCGACGACAAGGTCCGTCAGCTGCCCGGGGGACGAACCCAGTACGCCAACTTCTCGGACTGGGACACCTACCGTTCTCTCGCGCCGCTCCAGGCCATGCTGTGGCCCCGGCAGGCGAGCGATATGGCGCAGTCCCTGGTCAACGACGCGGTGCAGGGCGGGTGGTGGCCGAGATGGCCGTTCGCCAATGACTACACGGGCCAGATGACCGGCGACAACTCCGTTGCCCTCATTGCCAACCTCTATGCCTTCGGCGCCCGCGACTTCGACCTCAGGACCGCGCTGAAGTATCTGGTCAAGGGCGCCACAACAGTGGACGACAACCCCGGCGCCTATCAGGAGCGCCCGGACGTCGCGCAGTACGTCGAGCGCGGCTACGCGCCCAACAACGATGCCTCACGCGGCGATCACCAGCGCGTCGGCGGCTCCGTCACCCTGGAATGGGCGATCGACGACTTCGGTATCGCGCAGCTCGCGCGTGCCGCCGGAGACACCGAAACCGCCCGTACGTTCACCCGGCGCAGCCAGAACTGGCAGAACATCCTCAACCCCGCGACCGACTACCTCCAGCCGCGTGGCGAGGACGGCCGCTTCCCCGACGGGCCGGGATTCCAGCCGCCTCCGGAGGGCAAGTTCGGACAGGACGGCTTCGACGAGGGCAACGCGGCCCAGTACAACTGGCTCGTCCCGCAGAACACCGCCGGGCTGATCGCCGCGATGGGCGGCCGCAAGGCCGCGGGCGACCGGCTCGACACCTTCTTCTCCAAGCTCAACGCGGGCCCCAACGAGCCCTACATGTGGGCGGGGAACGAGATCGACTTCGGTGTGCCGTGGGTGTACGACTACCTCGGCACGCCGTGGAAGGCGCAGAAGGAAGTAAGGGAAACGGCCACTACTCTCTTCAGCCCCACCCCGGACGGCGAACCGGGCAACGACGATCTGGGGGCGCAATCCTCCTGGTACGTCTGGGCCGCCCTCGGTGTCTACCCCTCGACACCTGGCGAGCCTGACCTCGCCGTGCACAGCCCCATGTTCGAGCGGGCGGTGCTCGACCTCCCCGGCCACGGGCGGGATCTGGACATCCGGGCGCCGCAGGCGTCGGCGAGCACCCCCTACGTCCATGCGCTCAGCCTCGACGGCCACGACTGGGAACGCACCTATCTGCCGCAGTCCTTGGTGAAGCAGGGCGGGCGTCTGGACTTCACCCTGGGGGACAGCCCGGACACCGAATGGGCGACATCGGCGAAGGCGGCGCCGCCGTCGTACCGCACGGGTGAGCGCTCCTTCCTGGCGAACGCGACCCCCAACCAGGTCGTCGCCGAGCCCGGCGGTGCCGGAGTGGATGTCACCGTCGACGCCCAGCGCCTCGCAGGGCACGACCGGTCCCTGACGGTCACCGCGGACCCGCCGAAGGGTCTGGATGTCTCCGGGGGTGCCGAGAAGCAGGTGACGCTCGACGGGACGACGGGTTCCGGGAGCACCGCCCTCACGGTCACAGCACGGCCGGGGACCTCCGAGGGCTACTACGAGATCCCACTGACCGTCAGGGGAACGGGAAAGGCCGGCACCGTACGGCTCTCAGCCATCGTGCTCGTCGGTCCGAAGGCCGGCCTCACCGCCTCGTACGACAACACCGGGGTCTCCGATGACGCCGACCATGGACAGGGCGACTTCGACGGTGCGGGGAACACCTACTCGCGCCAGGCTCTCGCCGCGGGCGGGCTGAAGGGAGGAGCCCGGATACAGGCATCCGGCACGTCGTTCGTATGGCCCGCGGCTCCGCAGGGACGCCCCGACAATCTGATCACGGATGGCCGGACGGTCGATCTGACGGAGGCGGCCGGCCATGCCGGACGGCTGCTGTTCGTCGGCGCGGCCACCAACGGGGATCACCGGGACAGCGCGACCGTGACCTACACCGACGGCACCACCGGGAAAGCGGACCTCTCCTTCGGCGACTGGACGAAGCCGGGCGGCGGTACGGATCCGGTCTTCGGCAACACGATCGTGGCCCGGACCTCCCAGCGAAACCAGCCCGGTGGCACGGGGCCGGCCGTGGATGTCTTCGCCACCAGCCCCTTCGAGGTTGCCGCGGGAAAGCACATCAGGAGCGTGACTCTGCCGAAGAACCCGGAGCTGCATGTGTTCGCCATCGGCCTGGGCTGA